AGAATTTAAGAAAATCGCTGATGATGATTTAGCTCGTTATCAAAGTGACTTGCAAAACAAAATGGCTTGGAGTACGGTAGGAAATGTAGTTTTAGGTGGCGTTGGGGCCGCAGTAACAGGTAATGTTTTAGCTCCTCTTTCTTCACTGCAAACTGCTTTTTTACTCATGCAAGGAGAATCAGCTATGGGCAACAATTTTAGTAATGAATTAAAAGAAAAATTAACCATTGTTGATGATCCAGAAGTGGTTGCATATGTCAATGAAATTGGACAAAAATTAGCCTCGGTGGCCGGAAGAAATGAATTTAAATATGAATTCTTCATCGTCAAAGATGAGAGTCTAAATGCTTTTGCATTGCCTGGAGGTAAAGTATTTATTAATGCGGGAGCGATCGCTAAAACAAATTCAGAAGCTGAATTAGCTGGATTATTGGCCCACGAATTATCTCACGCGGTTTTATCTCATGGATTCCAACAGATGACTCAAGGGGGATTAACTAAGGGAATTGCCGAATTTATCCCCTATGCAGGAGGATTAGCGGGGAATTTACTCACCCTTAATTATAGTCGAGATATGGAAGAACAGGCTGATTTATTTGGTACCAGGTTATTGGTTGCAAGTGGATATGCGTCTGATGGGGTGCGTAATTTGATGGTGACAATGGAAAAAGAAAACAAAGATAACCCTCCAGCTTGGTTATCAACTCACCCAGAAACTAGCGATCGCGTTAAATATCTTGAGGAAATAATCGTCAAAAATAATTTCAATCGTTACACTTATGAAGGGGTAGAAAGACATCAAGAAATTCGGGAAAAAGTTGCTGAAATGTTAGCTGCTTACAAAGCGGAAAAAGAAGGCAAAAATCCAGAAAGTAAGACAGACAAAAAGAAACCTACTTCACCTCAAACTGAAGTGAAACCCGCAACTAATTAATTAATGTAGGGTGGGTATTACCCACCTTCTTCTTCTTCTGTTGGTAATAAAGGTTCAATAAATAGGGTCTAAACTTAAGTAGAATGGGCAAGGCACAGTATCAAAATTTTGTTAGAATGACCAAGGTTTCTAATGCCTTGCACCTACACAAACAAAACAGTATTTACCTTAGATTTAGCATAAATTAAAAAAAATGTGCTATAATCACAAAAAAATGTACATCGCATTGAGTCGTGCATATGAGCAATCAACCAGACCGCATTATCATCTTTGATACTACCCTACGAGATGGGGAACAGTCCCCTGGAGCTAGTCTAACGGTTGAAGAAAAACTTACCATTGCTCGCGCGCTCGCACGACTTGGAGTTGATATCATAGAAGCAGGATTTCCTTATTCAAGTCCTGGAGATTTTGAAGCTGTTCAGAAAATTGCTACTACTATCGGTACCCAAACAGGCCCCAGAATTTGTGGTTTGGCCAGAGCAACAAGGAATGACATCAAAGCTGCCGCAGAAGCCCTAAAACCTGCCTTTAAATCCCGGATACATACCTTTTTAGCTACCTCAGATATTCACCTCCAACACAAACTCAAAAAGACCAGACAAGAAGTCTTACAAATTGTGCCAGAAATGGTCGCTTATGCTAAATCTTTCGTGGAAGATGTAGAATTTTCCCCCGAAGATGCAGGCCGCAGTGATCCCGAATTTTTGTATCAAGTCCTAGAAAAAGCGATCGCGGCTGGAGCAACAACTGTTAATATACCTGATACAGTTGGTTATACCACCCCTGGAGAATTTGGAGCCTTAATTAAGGGAATTAAAGATAATGTCCCCAATATTGACCAAGCTATCATCTCAGTTCACGGTCACGATGATTTAGGCTTAGCTGTGGCTAATTTCCTCGAAGCCGTCAAAAATGGAGCCAGACAACTAGAATGTACCATTAATGGTATCGGAGAACGGGCCGGCAATGCTGCCCTAGAAGAATTAGTGATGGCTCTTCATGTGCGTCGTCAATATTTTAACCCCTTCTTGGGACGACCTGCCGAGTCAACAGAACCTCTGACCAATATTAACACCAAGGAAATCTACAAAACCTCCCGTCTGGTGTCTAATTTGACAGGAATGATGGTACAACCTAATAAGGCTATTGTAGGGGCGAATGCCTTTGCTCATGAATCAGGAATACACCAAGATGGGGTACTGAAAAATAAGTTAACCTATGAGATTATGGATGCAGAGTCCATCGGCTTAAACAATAATCTCATTGTCTTGGGTAAATTGTCGGGCCGCAATGCTTTTCGTAGTCGATTAAAAGAATTAGGCTTTGAATTGTCAGATACGGACTTAAATAACGCTTTTTTGCGGTTTAAAGACGTTGCTGACAAAAAGAAAGACATCACTGACTGGGACTTAGAAGCGATTGTTAACGATGAGATTCAAAAAGCACCAGAATTGTTCCGTTTAGAATTAGTTCAGGTGTCTTGTGGTGATCATGCTCGTCCCACTGCGACTGTTACCCTACGGACTCCCGACGGGCAAGAATTAACCGATGCGGCTATTGGTACAGGGCCCGTTGATGCTGTATATAAGGCGATCAATCGGGTGGTGAATGTTCCTAATGAGTTAATTGAATTTTCGGTTAATGCGGTAACTGCTGGTATTGATGCGATGGGAGAAGTAACCATTCGCTTGCGTCATGAAGACAGGATTTATTGGGGATATGCGGCTAATACGGATATTATTGTCGCATCGGCCTGTGCTTATATTAGCGCGTTAAATCGTCTTTATGGATCGATTCAAGAACGAGCAAGTACCTATCTTCCTGAAGTGGTTTTGACCTCTCAAGGCTAACATTTAGCCCTCTGATAATTTGCAGGGGGTCAACTATTTGTAGGGGTCAACTATTGGTAGGGGTCAACGGCCGTTGACCCCTACTTTTTTGGTCAATCTTAAGTTAAAATTAAGTTTTGTTACTTTTTTACTCGAACTCTTAATAGTGTTTCAATAAATCTGATGAAGTCTGACTTAAAAAGCGCATTTTGGTTATCCCTGGTAGGAACATTAAGTTTTTCTCTACCTCTCAATGCCAATTCTAATGGTAATCTAACCGTTGAAATTGTTGGTTTAGCCAATCGTAACGGACAAGTGTGTTTAAATTTATTTGCCAGTGGTCGGGGGTTTCCTGATAAAAGGGAAAATGCCGTCCAAGGTCAATGTATAAAAATCACAGATAGTCCCTTGCGCTTCACCTTTACTAACTTGCCGCCGAAAACCTATGCCGTCGCCGTTTTTTGGGATGATAACGGTGATCGTCAACTTAATCGCAATTTTTTAGGAATTCCTACCGAAAAATTTGGCTTCTCCAGTAACCCCGTTATTCGTGGCGGCCCCCCTAAATTTCAAGAATCTGCGGTAGTAGTGATTGGCCCTAATACTAATATTCAAATTCAATTACAGTCTGTAATTTAATCTCAAAAGAAGTTTGACAAGCTGTCTTTTGACGAGATCAGAGGTTATAGGGAAGATAAAGGATGGATTGAGAATTCCCTCAACAGGAGAACACTATGAAAAGACTATTATCCGCGATTTTACTCGTTGTTGCTTTCTTTTGTATCAGCTTTACTCCTCCGGCTTTAGCTGATGGAGGAACCATTTTTAGTGCTAAATGCGCCCAATGTCATTTGGGAGGGAAAAATTTAGTTAATCCCGCTAAAACCCTCTCAAAAGCCGATTTAGACAAGTATGGTTATGATCTTAAGGCTATTATCGGTCAAGTAACCAATGGCAAAGGAGCAATGCCAGCTTTTGGCAAACTCTTAAAACCAGAACAAATTGAAGAAGTAGCGGCTTATGTTTTAGCTCAAGCTGATAAAAGCTGGGCTAAATAATCTAGGTTCACCAAATGCTGACATCTTGAAAGATGCAGCTACCAAAACAAAGCCCGCCTTCGCGGGCTTATTTATTTGTAATTAATCTTCAACTTTTACACCACGCCAAAAAGCCACATAACCTTCAATTTCTTTGGCTTTTTCCTTAGCAGTCGGATAGTACCAAGCAGCATCTTTATTCACTTGTCCATCAACCTCAATGCTGTAGTAACTAGCTACACCTTTCCAAGAACAAGTAGTGTGAGTATCACTTTCTTGGAAATACTCTTTGTTAATGGAATCTGCCGGAAAATAGTGATTTCTTTCCACAATTACAGTATTGTCGCTTTGGGCTAAAACAGTCCCGTTCCAAATTGCTTTTGCCATAATCGCATTTTACCTAAAAAAACTTAACAATATTAATTTCTTCTCACAATTCTAAGCTATTTTGTGTAACAAATTGTAAAATGTGAAAAGTGAATTAAAAATAAGGTGTTAAATCTATGTTATTGCGGCCTGAACAACGGGAAAAACTAGATCCCAGCAATGATCAAGATTTTTATGCTTTTCCTCGTTTTGTCACTCATGTTGATGAAGGATTTATTGAACAATTAACTAATCTTTATCGAGAACGTCTACAAAAAAACACCCGTATATTAGACTTAATGAGTAGTTGGGTATCTCATCTTCCTGATGAGGTAAAATTTGCTCATGTGGAAGGCCATGGGATGAATCAAGAAGAGTTAGCCAAAAAACCCGCCCCTACCACTTCTGACTGCGAGCGAAGCGATAAAATGCTAGACTCGATCTTGCTTATTTGCTTAAGTTGTTGACCAATGAAAAAGCTTTCCCTGGGGCCACTCTTTAACCGCTTAGGAATTTGGTGTTTTCCCCTTGTTTCTGT
The genomic region above belongs to Aphanothece sacrum FPU1 and contains:
- a CDS encoding 2-isopropylmalate synthase, producing MSNQPDRIIIFDTTLRDGEQSPGASLTVEEKLTIARALARLGVDIIEAGFPYSSPGDFEAVQKIATTIGTQTGPRICGLARATRNDIKAAAEALKPAFKSRIHTFLATSDIHLQHKLKKTRQEVLQIVPEMVAYAKSFVEDVEFSPEDAGRSDPEFLYQVLEKAIAAGATTVNIPDTVGYTTPGEFGALIKGIKDNVPNIDQAIISVHGHDDLGLAVANFLEAVKNGARQLECTINGIGERAGNAALEELVMALHVRRQYFNPFLGRPAESTEPLTNINTKEIYKTSRLVSNLTGMMVQPNKAIVGANAFAHESGIHQDGVLKNKLTYEIMDAESIGLNNNLIVLGKLSGRNAFRSRLKELGFELSDTDLNNAFLRFKDVADKKKDITDWDLEAIVNDEIQKAPELFRLELVQVSCGDHARPTATVTLRTPDGQELTDAAIGTGPVDAVYKAINRVVNVPNELIEFSVNAVTAGIDAMGEVTIRLRHEDRIYWGYAANTDIIVASACAYISALNRLYGSIQERASTYLPEVVLTSQG
- a CDS encoding DUF2141 domain-containing protein, encoding MKSDLKSAFWLSLVGTLSFSLPLNANSNGNLTVEIVGLANRNGQVCLNLFASGRGFPDKRENAVQGQCIKITDSPLRFTFTNLPPKTYAVAVFWDDNGDRQLNRNFLGIPTEKFGFSSNPVIRGGPPKFQESAVVVIGPNTNIQIQLQSVI
- a CDS encoding c-type cytochrome; translated protein: MKRLLSAILLVVAFFCISFTPPALADGGTIFSAKCAQCHLGGKNLVNPAKTLSKADLDKYGYDLKAIIGQVTNGKGAMPAFGKLLKPEQIEEVAAYVLAQADKSWAK
- a CDS encoding DUF427 domain-containing protein; the encoded protein is MAKAIWNGTVLAQSDNTVIVERNHYFPADSINKEYFQESDTHTTCSWKGVASYYSIEVDGQVNKDAAWYYPTAKEKAKEIEGYVAFWRGVKVED